A part of Amycolatopsis lurida genomic DNA contains:
- a CDS encoding peroxiredoxin, protein MDQGDIAPDFTLPDDKGEERTLSDFLSSGPVVLFFYPAAMTSGCTAESCHFRDLAAEFAEVGAHRVGISPDAVAKQQEFSAKHGFDYPLLSDVDGVVAKQFGVWRKFSPLHAKRHTFVIDTDRKVLEVIKSELKFTVHADKALAALRERKTKDA, encoded by the coding sequence ATGGACCAAGGTGACATCGCCCCGGACTTCACCCTGCCCGACGACAAGGGCGAGGAGCGCACGCTGTCGGACTTCCTCTCGTCCGGGCCGGTCGTGCTCTTCTTCTACCCCGCCGCGATGACCAGTGGCTGCACCGCGGAAAGCTGCCACTTCCGCGATCTCGCCGCCGAATTCGCCGAAGTGGGCGCGCACCGCGTCGGCATCAGCCCGGACGCCGTCGCCAAGCAGCAGGAATTCTCGGCCAAACACGGTTTCGACTATCCCCTGCTGTCCGATGTGGACGGTGTGGTGGCGAAACAGTTCGGTGTATGGCGCAAATTCAGCCCGCTGCACGCCAAACGGCACACCTTCGTCATCGACACCGACCGCAAGGTGCTCGAAGTGATCAAGAGCGAGCTGAAGTTCACCGTGCACGCCGACAAGGCGCTCGCGGCCTTGCGCGAGCGCAAGACTAAGGACGCTTGA
- a CDS encoding GNAT family N-acetyltransferase, whose translation METPAETLADEVVTLRRWKPEQLETLAAVAGDSAAHLGAWMIWATHGYGRREAADFLENTAKNWAEGKTYDFAIFVEDELAGGTGMITRPGRIEIGYWLGRHHTGRGYVTRAARLLTAEAFRLGAPEVEIRHDEKNRASGAVPARLGFTMVGEEVTEPPLAPACAGVTRIWRLKRP comes from the coding sequence ATGGAAACGCCCGCCGAGACCCTCGCCGACGAAGTCGTCACCCTGCGCCGCTGGAAGCCGGAGCAGCTCGAAACCCTCGCCGCCGTCGCGGGGGATTCGGCCGCACATCTCGGCGCGTGGATGATCTGGGCCACCCACGGTTACGGCCGTCGCGAAGCGGCGGACTTCCTGGAGAACACCGCGAAGAACTGGGCCGAGGGCAAGACCTACGACTTCGCGATCTTCGTCGAGGACGAACTCGCGGGCGGCACGGGCATGATCACCCGTCCCGGCCGGATCGAGATCGGCTACTGGCTCGGCCGCCACCACACCGGCCGCGGCTACGTCACCAGGGCGGCGCGGCTCTTGACCGCCGAGGCCTTCCGGCTCGGCGCTCCGGAGGTCGAGATCCGGCACGACGAGAAGAACCGCGCTAGCGGAGCCGTGCCCGCGCGGCTGGGGTTCACGATGGTCGGCGAAGAGGTCACCGAACCGCCGCTCGCCCCCGCCTGCGCGGGTGTCACCAGGATCTGGCGGCTCAAGCGTCCTTAG
- a CDS encoding LCP family protein translates to MTYGGDDRGRRMPPPQRPPSGRPRRHQPAQMMPLPGRGSSPYDERTRPMGHGGQERPAGPPPRRPGPPQPPPGRPADDGARPPRRRKRWGFGKVLLTLLTVFVVFLAGVWVYLEFSINRVDALADYSGRPVSAEGTNWLIVGSDSRDGLTPEEQEKLVTGDSKAAGGGKRTDTIMIAHVPSNSTKPTLLSLPRDSQVTIPGHGKNKINAAFSIGGPALLAQTVEGATGLRMDHYAEIGFGGFAKIVDAIGGVHMCVEKPMEDTLTGIKIPAGCQDLQGPQALGFVRMRHSEATPRSDLDRVANQRKFIGALVSEIGSPGTLLNPFSLFPLLSTGPDALTMDTGDHVHNLVGLALAMRGISSGGVVTTTVPVTSGSAENWDKTKSKLLFDALKNDTEIPDSAILT, encoded by the coding sequence ATGACGTATGGAGGCGACGACCGAGGGCGACGGATGCCGCCGCCGCAACGGCCGCCGTCCGGCCGCCCCCGGCGGCATCAGCCCGCGCAGATGATGCCGCTGCCGGGCCGGGGGAGCAGCCCGTACGACGAGCGGACGAGGCCCATGGGGCACGGCGGCCAGGAACGGCCCGCCGGCCCGCCACCGCGCCGCCCAGGCCCGCCGCAGCCCCCTCCCGGCCGTCCGGCGGACGACGGTGCGCGGCCGCCGCGGCGCCGGAAGCGCTGGGGTTTCGGCAAGGTGCTGCTCACCCTGCTGACCGTGTTCGTGGTGTTCCTCGCCGGCGTGTGGGTGTACCTGGAGTTCTCCATCAACCGCGTCGACGCGCTGGCCGACTACTCCGGCCGCCCCGTCTCGGCCGAAGGCACCAACTGGCTGATCGTGGGCTCCGACAGCCGGGACGGGCTGACCCCCGAAGAGCAGGAGAAGCTGGTCACAGGTGACTCCAAGGCCGCAGGCGGCGGCAAGCGGACCGACACCATCATGATCGCGCACGTCCCGTCCAACAGCACCAAGCCGACCCTGCTGAGCCTCCCGCGCGACTCGCAGGTGACCATCCCCGGGCACGGCAAGAACAAGATCAACGCCGCGTTCTCGATCGGTGGCCCGGCGCTGCTCGCGCAGACCGTCGAAGGCGCCACCGGCCTGCGCATGGACCACTACGCCGAGATCGGCTTCGGCGGGTTCGCCAAGATCGTCGACGCGATCGGCGGGGTCCACATGTGCGTCGAGAAGCCGATGGAGGACACCCTCACCGGAATCAAGATCCCGGCGGGTTGCCAGGACCTCCAGGGGCCGCAGGCGCTCGGCTTCGTCCGCATGCGGCACAGCGAGGCCACCCCGCGTTCGGACCTCGACCGTGTCGCCAACCAGCGTAAGTTCATCGGCGCGCTGGTCAGCGAGATCGGCAGCCCCGGCACCCTGCTGAACCCGTTCTCGCTGTTCCCGCTGTTGTCCACGGGACCCGACGCGCTGACGATGGACACCGGCGACCACGTGCACAACCTGGTGGGGCTGGCGCTGGCGATGCGCGGGATCTCCTCGGGCGGCGTCGTCACCACGACGGTGCCGGTGACCAGTGGTTCGGCGGAGAACTGGGACAAGACGAAGTCGAAGCTGCTGTTCGACGCCTTGAAGAACGACACGGAGATCCCGGACAGCGCGATTTTGACCTGA
- a CDS encoding SAM-dependent methyltransferase, whose product MSTSSIDRAAGSSGLPAPGENRWPGLATPPHSPFRARIAEQLFRHAVRPLDVRVRMPDGSQLGSGGPEAPEMRLNRPAAFFHRLGVDAKIGFGEAYMVGDWTSDALAEVLTPFAERMATLVPPLLQRFRRFVDRGHPADEENTVEGARANIHRHYDLSNELFGAFLDPSMMYSSALFGPDDDLTTAQHRKIDSVLDYAGVREGSTVLEIGTGWGELSIRAAARGARVTSLTISEEQAKLATERIAAAGFADRVDVRLCDYRDSAGEYDAVVSVEMIEAVGESYWPTFFGTIGKRLKPGGRFGLQAITMDHERMLAAARSYTWMHKYIFPGGLIPSTTSVEQGVLAHTRLKLQGVREFGQDYARTLRLWREKFTQRWGEITELGFDDVFKRMWEFYLAYSEAGFRSGYLKVHQFGFAENGQ is encoded by the coding sequence ATGTCCACGTCGAGCATCGATCGGGCGGCCGGTTCGTCCGGCCTGCCTGCCCCCGGCGAAAACCGGTGGCCGGGACTGGCCACCCCGCCGCATTCCCCGTTCCGGGCGCGGATCGCCGAGCAGTTGTTCCGGCACGCGGTGCGCCCGCTGGACGTCCGCGTGCGCATGCCCGACGGCTCGCAGCTCGGTTCGGGCGGGCCGGAGGCTCCCGAGATGCGGCTCAACCGCCCCGCCGCGTTCTTCCACCGCCTCGGCGTGGACGCGAAGATCGGCTTCGGCGAGGCCTACATGGTCGGCGACTGGACGAGCGACGCGCTCGCCGAGGTGCTGACGCCGTTCGCGGAGCGGATGGCGACGCTCGTTCCGCCGCTGCTGCAACGGTTCCGCCGGTTCGTCGACCGCGGCCACCCCGCGGACGAGGAGAACACCGTCGAGGGCGCGCGGGCGAACATCCACCGCCACTACGACCTGTCCAACGAACTGTTCGGCGCGTTCCTGGACCCGTCGATGATGTACTCGTCGGCGTTGTTCGGCCCCGACGACGACCTCACCACCGCCCAGCACCGCAAGATCGACAGCGTCCTCGACTACGCCGGGGTCCGCGAAGGCAGCACCGTGCTCGAGATCGGCACCGGCTGGGGTGAACTCTCGATCCGGGCCGCCGCGCGCGGGGCCAGGGTCACGTCACTGACCATCTCCGAGGAGCAGGCGAAGCTGGCGACCGAGCGCATCGCGGCGGCGGGCTTCGCCGACCGCGTCGATGTCCGGCTGTGCGACTACCGCGACTCGGCCGGCGAGTACGACGCCGTGGTCAGCGTCGAGATGATCGAGGCCGTCGGCGAGTCCTACTGGCCCACGTTCTTCGGGACCATCGGGAAGCGGCTGAAGCCGGGCGGCAGGTTCGGGCTCCAGGCCATCACCATGGACCACGAACGCATGCTCGCCGCGGCCCGGTCCTACACCTGGATGCACAAGTACATCTTCCCCGGTGGGCTCATCCCGTCCACGACGTCGGTCGAGCAGGGCGTGCTGGCGCACACCAGGCTGAAACTGCAGGGGGTGCGCGAGTTCGGCCAGGACTACGCCCGCACATTGCGGCTGTGGCGGGAGAAGTTCACCCAGCGGTGGGGCGAAATCACCGAACTGGGCTTCGACGACGTCTTCAAGCGGATGTGGGAGTTCTACCTGGCGTACTCCGAAGCGGGGTTCCGTTCGGGGTATCTCAAGGTCCACCAGTTCGGATTCGCCGAAAACGGACAGTGA
- a CDS encoding alpha/beta hydrolase, with the protein MSEADPAVRTWRARGQVKGVVLVLHGGAEHSHARVAPWRLAYQRMVPLARDVHRAGRAHGAEVRLLRNRVYGWNDHGTDALADARWALDRVREEHPGVPVILVGHSMGGRVALRVADDPAVIGVCALAPWTPPGEPIGAVDGRAVLIAHGTKDRMTDPVASHAFAERAEKVTSRSARFEIGGEGHAMLRRSRVWNRLVRSFTLELIEAGGSDETLSGAWGRPSSERLRIPV; encoded by the coding sequence GTGAGCGAGGCTGATCCCGCGGTGCGGACTTGGCGAGCACGCGGCCAGGTGAAAGGCGTGGTGCTGGTTCTGCACGGCGGCGCGGAGCACAGTCATGCCCGCGTGGCGCCGTGGCGGCTGGCGTACCAGCGGATGGTGCCGCTGGCGAGGGACGTCCACCGGGCGGGCCGGGCGCACGGGGCCGAGGTGCGGCTCCTGCGCAACCGGGTCTACGGCTGGAACGACCACGGCACCGACGCGCTCGCCGACGCGCGCTGGGCACTCGACCGCGTCCGCGAAGAGCATCCGGGGGTTCCGGTGATCCTCGTCGGCCACTCGATGGGCGGGCGGGTCGCCCTGCGCGTCGCCGACGATCCGGCCGTCATCGGCGTCTGCGCGCTGGCACCGTGGACACCACCGGGTGAACCCATCGGCGCCGTCGACGGGCGTGCCGTGCTCATCGCGCACGGGACCAAGGACCGGATGACCGATCCGGTGGCATCACACGCTTTCGCGGAACGCGCCGAAAAGGTGACGTCGCGGTCCGCGCGATTCGAAATAGGCGGCGAAGGGCACGCGATGCTACGAAGGTCTCGCGTCTGGAACCGTCTCGTACGGTCTTTCACACTCGAGCTGATCGAAGCCGGGGGAAGTGACGAAACGCTGAGCGGCGCCTGGGGGCGGCCGAGCTCGGAACGGCTGCGGATCCCGGTCTAG
- a CDS encoding SIS domain-containing protein: MVSTTERCADVAERLAEAERGNAEQIRKSAELILGVIRADALVFTAGAGHSLAAVAETFYRAGGLACVYPVYHPELLPLHGAQHSTKTERRSGLAEEVLAERAPGPDDVLVVFSTSGVNPYPVELAAGARKRGASVIAVSSAASVAKAPKRAATTLIEEASIVLDSHVRPGDASYPPDAPRTAPLSTVINAFLWNLVLAEVVDLGAAQGVDIPLWRSSNVDGGDEANAALLAKYGERVPALR; encoded by the coding sequence GTGGTGAGCACCACCGAACGTTGTGCAGACGTCGCCGAACGGCTCGCTGAGGCCGAACGGGGCAACGCGGAGCAGATCCGGAAATCGGCCGAGCTGATCCTGGGGGTCATCCGGGCGGACGCCCTGGTGTTCACCGCCGGGGCCGGGCATTCACTGGCCGCGGTCGCCGAGACCTTCTACCGGGCGGGCGGGCTCGCCTGCGTGTACCCGGTCTACCACCCCGAACTGCTGCCGCTGCACGGCGCGCAGCACAGCACCAAGACCGAGCGCCGTTCCGGGCTGGCCGAAGAGGTGCTGGCCGAGCGCGCGCCGGGCCCGGACGACGTCCTGGTGGTGTTCTCGACCTCGGGGGTCAACCCGTACCCGGTCGAACTGGCCGCCGGGGCCAGGAAGCGCGGGGCGTCGGTCATCGCGGTGAGTTCGGCCGCGTCGGTGGCCAAGGCGCCCAAACGCGCGGCCACGACGCTGATCGAAGAGGCGAGCATCGTGCTCGACTCGCACGTTCGTCCCGGGGACGCGAGCTACCCGCCGGACGCGCCGCGGACCGCGCCGCTGTCGACGGTGATCAACGCGTTCCTGTGGAATCTGGTCCTCGCCGAGGTCGTCGACCTCGGCGCGGCGCAGGGCGTCGACATCCCGCTGTGGCGCAGTTCCAACGTGGACGGTGGCGACGAGGCCAACGCCGCGCTGCTGGCCAAATACGGCGAGCGGGTTCCCGCTCTCCGCTAG
- a CDS encoding serine hydrolase — MTEIHGECAAGFEPVRAAFEENFAERGEIGAAFSVTRHGETVVDLWAGWADPDRTTRGGRTRSPTSGRPPRA; from the coding sequence ATGACCGAGATCCACGGCGAGTGCGCGGCGGGCTTCGAACCCGTCCGCGCCGCCTTCGAAGAGAACTTCGCCGAACGCGGCGAGATCGGCGCCGCGTTCTCGGTGACCCGGCACGGCGAGACCGTGGTCGATCTCTGGGCGGGCTGGGCCGATCCGGACCGGACGACCCGTGGCGGGCGGACACGCTCACCAACGTCTGGTCGACCACCAAGGGCATGA
- a CDS encoding serine hydrolase domain-containing protein, with protein MGRSGPDDPWRADTLTNVWSTTKGMTALCAHHLADAGLLDLDAPVAKYWPEFAAAGKGDIPVRWLLSHRSGVTGIGIDRPVTVTELYDWDHITGLLAAQAPLFEPATASGYHALSFGFLVGEVIRRVSGQDVRAYFAGHITVPLDADFRIGLDSEADLARCSTLVEPVLSDEMTTALTQAFANAGPAALAALANPRVQGRDANDPEWRRAILPALNGHGTARAIATIYGALASGRLLSAEALATACEGQGREADVVGGLGNEWALGFYLGSEERGFGPNPRAFGHDGFGGSSGGADPESGIAFGYTMNRMGPLMRDDPRKMALVNATFASPAVISGLGTAPVSA; from the coding sequence CTGGGCCGATCCGGACCGGACGACCCGTGGCGGGCGGACACGCTCACCAACGTCTGGTCGACCACCAAGGGCATGACCGCGCTCTGCGCGCACCATCTCGCCGACGCCGGACTGCTCGACCTCGACGCGCCGGTCGCGAAATACTGGCCGGAGTTCGCGGCGGCGGGCAAGGGGGACATCCCGGTGCGCTGGCTGCTCTCGCACCGCTCCGGGGTGACCGGGATCGGCATCGACCGGCCGGTGACGGTGACGGAACTGTACGACTGGGACCACATCACCGGACTGCTCGCCGCGCAGGCCCCACTCTTCGAACCGGCCACAGCCAGCGGCTACCACGCACTGTCGTTCGGGTTCCTTGTCGGCGAGGTGATCCGCCGGGTGAGCGGACAGGACGTCCGCGCGTACTTCGCCGGGCACATCACCGTCCCGCTGGACGCGGACTTCCGGATCGGCCTGGACTCCGAAGCTGATCTGGCGCGCTGCTCCACCCTCGTCGAACCCGTGCTCAGCGACGAGATGACGACCGCGCTGACCCAGGCGTTCGCCAACGCCGGCCCGGCCGCCCTCGCGGCGCTGGCGAACCCACGCGTACAAGGCCGTGACGCCAACGATCCCGAATGGCGGCGCGCGATCCTGCCCGCCCTGAACGGACACGGCACCGCCAGGGCCATCGCGACCATCTACGGCGCGCTCGCCTCCGGGCGGCTGCTCTCGGCCGAAGCACTCGCGACCGCCTGTGAAGGACAGGGCCGCGAGGCCGACGTCGTCGGCGGGCTGGGCAATGAATGGGCGCTGGGGTTCTACCTCGGCAGCGAGGAACGCGGCTTCGGGCCGAACCCGCGCGCGTTCGGGCACGACGGGTTCGGCGGCTCGTCCGGCGGCGCGGATCCCGAAAGCGGGATCGCCTTCGGCTACACGATGAACCGGATGGGTCCGCTGATGCGGGACGATCCGCGGAAGATGGCGCTGGTGAACGCGACCTTCGCCTCCCCCGCGGTCATAAGTGGGCTCGGCACTGCGCCCGTGTCCGCCTGA
- a CDS encoding ABC transporter ATP-binding protein → MDNTYALMNSAMRSADVPKGLHKGTLRRVARFARPHWRRLLIFLALTVVSAVLAVSTPVLAGKVVDAIVGGHDVSLVVWLAVVIAVLALIDAGLGLAERAQSSRIGEGIILDLRLAVYRHVQRMPVAFFTRTRTGALVSRLNNDVIGAQRTFTATLSGLVTNVIQLVLSLVVMVTLSWQVTLLALVLLPVFILPTRRLGRRMAELQREAGGLNASMTTQMTERFSAPGATLVKLFGDPERETGEFGARAGRVRDIGVRTAMLTRWFLTSLTTVSALAQALVYGLGGYLALTGALAPGTVVALALLLTRLYSPLTALANVRVDVMTALVSFERVFEVLDLKPMIEEKPSPRSLPEGPVSVEFSDVRFGYPAADRYSLASLEDVSTLDHRGGEEVLHGISFRAEPGQMVALVGSSGAGKSTIASLLPRLYDVDAGSVRLSDVDVRDLGFATLRETVGVVTQDGHLFHDTIRSNLEYARPGVTDAEIWSALEKARLAELIRELPDGLETVVGERGYRLSGGERQRLTIARLLLAQPRVVVLDEATAHLDSQSEAAVGEALTDALDGRTALVIAHRLSTVRAADQILVIEHGEIVERGTHEELLAREGRYATLYLTQFSEEPAAA, encoded by the coding sequence ATGGACAACACGTATGCGCTGATGAACTCGGCGATGAGGTCCGCCGATGTTCCGAAGGGGCTGCACAAGGGGACGCTCCGCCGCGTCGCGCGGTTCGCCAGGCCGCACTGGCGGAGATTGCTGATATTCCTGGCGCTCACCGTCGTTTCGGCGGTGCTGGCGGTCAGCACGCCGGTGCTGGCCGGAAAGGTGGTCGACGCGATCGTCGGCGGGCACGACGTCTCGCTGGTGGTGTGGCTGGCCGTGGTGATCGCCGTGCTGGCGCTGATCGACGCCGGGCTCGGGCTGGCCGAACGCGCCCAGTCGTCGAGGATCGGTGAAGGGATCATCCTCGACCTGCGGCTCGCGGTGTACCGGCACGTGCAGCGGATGCCGGTCGCGTTCTTCACGCGCACCCGCACCGGCGCGCTGGTGAGCAGGCTCAACAACGACGTCATCGGCGCACAGCGCACGTTCACCGCGACACTGTCCGGTTTGGTCACCAACGTGATCCAGCTGGTGCTGTCGCTGGTGGTCATGGTGACGTTGTCCTGGCAGGTGACCCTGCTGGCGCTGGTGCTGCTGCCGGTCTTCATCCTGCCGACGCGGCGCCTCGGACGGCGGATGGCCGAACTGCAGCGGGAGGCCGGCGGGCTCAACGCGTCGATGACCACGCAGATGACCGAACGGTTCTCCGCGCCGGGCGCGACGCTGGTGAAGCTGTTCGGCGACCCGGAGCGCGAGACCGGTGAGTTCGGCGCGCGGGCCGGGCGGGTGCGCGACATCGGGGTGCGGACGGCGATGCTGACGCGCTGGTTCCTGACCAGCTTGACCACGGTCTCCGCGCTCGCGCAGGCACTTGTCTACGGGCTGGGTGGCTACCTCGCGCTGACCGGGGCGCTCGCGCCGGGCACCGTCGTGGCGCTGGCGTTGCTGCTGACCAGGCTGTACTCGCCGCTCACCGCGCTGGCGAACGTCCGGGTGGACGTGATGACCGCGCTGGTGTCGTTCGAGCGGGTCTTCGAGGTGCTCGACCTCAAGCCGATGATCGAAGAGAAGCCTTCCCCGCGCAGTCTCCCCGAAGGCCCGGTTTCGGTGGAGTTCTCGGACGTCCGGTTCGGCTACCCCGCGGCGGACCGGTACTCGCTGGCTTCGCTGGAGGATGTGTCCACTTTGGATCACCGGGGTGGCGAAGAGGTGTTGCACGGCATCAGCTTCCGCGCCGAACCGGGGCAGATGGTGGCGTTGGTCGGTTCGTCCGGCGCGGGCAAGTCGACGATCGCCTCACTGCTGCCGCGGCTCTACGACGTCGACGCGGGCTCGGTCCGATTGTCCGATGTGGACGTTCGCGACCTCGGGTTCGCCACCTTGCGGGAAACCGTCGGCGTGGTGACCCAGGACGGGCACCTCTTCCACGACACCATCCGGTCGAACCTCGAATACGCGCGGCCCGGCGTCACCGACGCCGAGATCTGGTCGGCCTTGGAGAAGGCGCGGCTGGCCGAGCTGATCCGGGAGCTGCCGGACGGGCTGGAGACCGTGGTGGGGGAGCGGGGGTACCGGCTCTCCGGCGGGGAGCGGCAGCGGCTGACCATCGCGCGGCTCCTGCTGGCGCAGCCGAGGGTCGTCGTCCTCGACGAGGCGACCGCGCATCTGGACTCGCAGTCCGAGGCCGCCGTGGGCGAGGCGCTGACCGACGCGCTCGACGGGCGGACCGCGCTGGTCATCGCGCACCGGTTGTCGACGGTGCGGGCGGCGGACCAGATCCTGGTGATCGAGCACGGGGAGATCGTCGAGCGAGGGACGCACGAAGAGCTTCTCGCGCGGGAAGGGCGCTACGCGACGCTGTACCTGACGCAGTTCTCGGAGGAGCCTGCGGCCGCGTGA
- a CDS encoding glycosyltransferase 87 family protein, whose product MTKDPDRRRLTIDLVFYTGCLVYAVVNTAVAEFYGYRVWANFAVAGYGLAVVHTGWLTLAARRGKPLSGALGSRWLGIGAIGLFAMILPLGMLVIRRLTGVDWLITPVSWAAQPEVWVIERSAKLLLENGTPYVDVTALGRAVEVNDYTPYGPVMTVFGLPRALFGGGPVADALTDARWMFALAAVACVLLTLRLLKWPKIPVSAAQLALACPLTALTWAVAGPDLAIVGLLVLSFALATTGRAILSGLVLALVVSAKLIVAPAIVVLGVLLITRRGPRALGGFAAALVVTTLVLHVPVYLAGPKAFVEHVFRFPLGIGVIKSPAASPLPGHLIASLGPVGTAVSFALLGIAAVAILVWLLRRPPTTGSDALLRMAAGLVALIMLTPATRYGYLVYPLVLLGARLVFLAAETRETAVPGKGTAPPAQQSATSS is encoded by the coding sequence GTGACCAAGGACCCAGACCGGCGACGACTGACCATCGACCTGGTCTTCTACACGGGCTGCCTCGTCTACGCCGTCGTGAACACCGCCGTCGCGGAATTCTACGGTTATCGCGTGTGGGCGAACTTCGCTGTAGCGGGTTACGGCCTCGCCGTGGTCCACACCGGCTGGCTGACGCTCGCCGCCCGGCGCGGCAAGCCGTTGTCCGGCGCGCTCGGTTCGCGGTGGCTCGGTATCGGCGCCATCGGCCTGTTCGCCATGATCCTTCCGTTGGGAATGCTCGTCATTCGCCGTCTGACCGGAGTGGACTGGCTCATCACGCCGGTGTCGTGGGCCGCCCAGCCCGAGGTCTGGGTGATCGAGCGGTCGGCGAAACTCCTTCTGGAGAACGGAACCCCGTACGTCGACGTCACCGCGCTCGGTCGCGCGGTGGAAGTAAACGATTACACGCCATACGGTCCGGTGATGACCGTCTTCGGCCTGCCGCGCGCCCTGTTCGGCGGCGGACCGGTCGCGGACGCCCTCACCGACGCGCGCTGGATGTTCGCGCTGGCGGCCGTCGCCTGCGTACTGCTGACGCTGCGACTGCTGAAGTGGCCGAAAATCCCGGTCAGTGCGGCACAACTCGCACTCGCCTGCCCGCTGACGGCGCTGACCTGGGCGGTCGCGGGCCCCGATCTGGCCATCGTCGGACTGCTGGTGCTGTCCTTCGCGCTGGCCACGACCGGCCGCGCGATCCTGTCGGGTCTGGTGCTGGCGTTGGTGGTCAGCGCGAAACTCATCGTCGCGCCCGCGATAGTCGTGCTGGGTGTCCTCTTGATCACGCGACGTGGTCCTCGCGCACTGGGCGGATTCGCCGCGGCACTCGTGGTGACGACCCTCGTCCTGCACGTCCCCGTCTACCTGGCCGGCCCCAAGGCGTTCGTCGAGCATGTCTTCCGGTTCCCGCTGGGAATCGGCGTGATCAAGTCACCGGCGGCGAGCCCGCTGCCCGGCCACCTCATCGCCTCGCTCGGCCCGGTGGGCACGGCGGTTTCCTTCGCCCTGCTCGGGATCGCGGCCGTCGCGATCCTGGTCTGGCTGCTTCGCCGTCCTCCCACCACCGGATCGGACGCGCTGCTGCGCATGGCTGCCGGGCTCGTCGCGCTGATCATGCTCACTCCGGCGACGAGGTACGGCTACCTGGTGTATCCGCTGGTCCTGCTCGGTGCCAGGCTGGTCTTCCTGGCCGCGGAAACCCGTGAAACAGCGGTCCCTGGAAAGGGAACTGCGCCCCCCGCGCAGCAGTCCGCTACTTCCTCGTGA
- a CDS encoding helix-turn-helix domain-containing protein, translating into MADLKKGARITGNTRDKLAADLKKKYEKGSSIRALAESTGRSYGFVHRVLSESGVQLRGRGGATRVKKK; encoded by the coding sequence GTGGCTGATCTCAAGAAAGGCGCGCGGATCACCGGCAACACGCGTGACAAGCTGGCCGCTGACCTGAAGAAGAAATACGAGAAGGGCTCGAGCATCCGCGCTCTCGCGGAGTCCACGGGTCGCTCGTACGGGTTCGTGCACCGGGTCCTCTCGGAGTCCGGCGTCCAGCTGCGCGGCCGTGGCGGTGCCACCAGGGTCAAGAAGAAGTAG